The window AACAATCGAAAACTTGAATATCTGCTTGAAAGAAATGCGGAGGGAATATTTTATCAGGAAAACACTGGACGCCGAAAAACACTCGACATGACGGGGtagagactggtggtggtggtggtggtggaaggctgTAGCGAGGGTGATGACGGAAGGGGAAGACAAGGCAGGTTTCATAGCGTGGAGGAAGAATGgtggaaagtctctctctctctctctctctctctctctctctctctctctctccagtgtttGTAGGAGGATGCATCTGCTTTTCAATAAATATTCTGATGTCTAATTAAAGTTCTCTGCATAAACAAAATGACTACATAAGCCTAAAAcacatgaatgaagaaaggaaagaaggaaggaacaaataaATCATTGATCACATGCTTTATCCAGTGTGCGGAGACTCAAGCTTCCTCATTCAGGCGCCAGTCCTTCCAATCTCCCGGCGGCggactcctctttacctccttccaaGAATCAGTTCTTCACAACAATGGGAAAACCAAGACGGGTAAACGACCCACAGTTACCGGGAAAATTTCGCCGCCGACACGAAAACAAGTTTACACCTGGCAGCGGTGTGCGCGGCGTGGTTGCGTCAATGGGACATCCCCGACGCGAGTTTTCTTGCGCGTTTTGGCGAAGCTGTTCCCTTGGCCTGGAGACAAGTGTCATGTGTGGGTCTTTGGCCGCCGCTGTATAAAAGGCGCGGCGAGGGTTACCCCGACACACAACAGCTCAAGCTCGTCTCCTGATCAGCTTCTCAGCTCATCACCTCCACTACTCCCTATTACAATGGCCAAATCAGCAGCGTGGTGCCtggtggtgctggcggcagtGGCACTGGTGGTGGCGGAGGCAGATGGCAGCCCCTACAAGAGGCCACACTACAACAACCAGCATGGCGGTCACGGCTCCGTCGGCATCGGTTCCGTAGGGCACGGCAGCCACTCTTCTCACGGTCAGGGATTCGTCGGGCTGGGCTCTGTCGGGCACGGAGGTCACGGCTCTCCCTTCGGCAACGGCGGCCGCGGTTCCGTCGGTCACCTCGGCGGGAAGCTCGGTGGGCACGGCTCTTCCTTTGGCCACGGCTCTTTCGGACACCTCGGCGGCCGTGTGAAGGGCGTGCACGGCGgcaagcactaccaccaccaccactagcaggcCACGGCACCTGCACACACCTGGCGGGGCGGCGCAGCCTAGGACTCCCTCTAGCTCCACTCTCCTCTACTGGCGACCAGACACtcgatattatttatttttataataaagaTTTACTTTGTAGACAAACTCTTATTTATCGTTCCTCAACCGAAAACCCCGAGGAGAGGTGAcacccaatacacacacacacacacacacacatacacacacaatacagGATCCATACTCCGCGTTCACGAATTGTCCTGCTCCTGGCAGATAGCGTTTATCTAGAAGAGAAACATGGATGAACTAAAGAAAATACATACACCCATAACAATTAAGTAGTTatccacgtgtgtttgtgtgtcgtgtgtgtttgtgtgtcgtgtgtgtttgtgtgtgttgtgtgtgtgtgtgtgtgtgtgtgtatgtgtgtgtgtgtgtgtgtgtgtgtgtgtttatgtgacgTACACTTCCGTATAAGTGGAAatgaaggcaaagaaaaggagtataggagaaggggatgggaaggcaaCACAAAATAAGTAGATAGAGCATCAAAGTGTCATAAAACGCATACACATAATGGGACGAAAAATTAGTACGTTATGAAACTGCTGATCATTAAGTGGAAAAAcataaagagaaaatgatgaagagagtAGGAGATTGATGAACTTCCAAGATGCTGTCGAAGAATGTAGAAGACgaagggaggttaaggaaagtggaggaaaaaaataggatgaaGCTTTGCAGAGATATGGAcgtggatgaggagaaagaggaaataaaagaaagaagaggtgtaAGAGCTTTTAagtgggagatgaaggaaatataaaagcagaaaaaaagaggaacaaagaagacgGGCGCTTAGGAAGGTTAGAGGAGAGCATGATCCCAAGATACTCCTACACAAAGGTATGCAAGTATCGTCACCCACAATAAGGGGAAGAAAGTAACATAGatagggaaatggagaggaggcagTTAGGGAGGGGAACCGACAAGTGCCCACTCTGCGCACCACAAGCCCATCCTCTTGCCTTCCTTACTAGCTATATGGAAATGATTTAGAGACCAATATTCTGAGGTTTATATTTATCTGCTTAGTTCTCGATCTGTCTGTCATGAAAATCAAACAGGCAGGTTCTGCTTAAACTACAACTGAAATGTTCATGAGCGTGAGGGAAGgttgaatgggactggtggatagggacggCACCAACGGAGAGGCAGCTGGTAGCCACCGCATAGGATACAGTGATGGTAGTGGAGCTGTTGGTCTATTAATGCGGTGTTCCCAAGACTTGATACGACTGAAACGTTCGACCCAAGGAGGTTTTCGTGCGAGGGCGGCTGGtaatggaagggttggtaatgggactggtggataggaagtgCTGTAATGGACCAGGATGGGGacggctggtaatgggactggtggagaggaaggttggtaatgggactgcggATAGGGACGGGCTGGTAATGGgaattggtggataggggacggctggtaatgggactggtggatagggaaggttggtaatgggactggtggatgagggacaggttggtgatgggactggtggagggaagggttggtaatgggactggtagatggGGGacgggtggtaatgggactggtggatagggaacggttggtaatgggactggtggataggggacgggttggtaatgtaGATAGGGGATTAACAGAATggactgtggataggggaagggccaATGGACCCTGGGTGGAGTCAGGGACGGCTGGGgctggactggtggataagggaaggattggtaatggactggtggatagacaataggggacgggttggtacgGGGACTGGTGATAGGACGGCTGGTAATGGACCaggtggatagggggaaggaaggaatggactgGTAGATGGGGACGGGCTGTAATGGGAccagtggatagggaaggctggtaccAGTATGGTGGGGGACTGGTAATGTACCTGCGGATAGGGACAGGttagtgtgggactggtggatggggaagggttaatTAATGGGACTTAGTGGATAGGGGTGGGTTGGTATGGgacggtggataggggaagggttggtaatgggactgagtgGATGGGGgacaggttggtaatggactggtggataggaaggattggtaatggactggtggataggagacgggttggtaatgggactggtggatagggacggttggtaatgggactggtggatagggaaggattggtaatgggactggtggatagggaagattggtacgACTGCGGATAGGAGacggctggtaatgggactggtggatagggaaggttggtatggactggtggatagggaagggttggtaatgggactggtggatggaaggattggtaatgggaccagaTAGGGTTGCTgcaatggaactggtggatagggaagggttggtaatggactggtggatagggaaggattgcatgGACCGGTGGATTAGGGAAGGGCTAAATACGGACTGTACAGGGAAGATTAATGGACTGGCAATTAGTCAATCGGTTGACGTGATATTTTAGTTACgggcaaataaacaaacacacacattaaccTATGTACAAACAGACTGACGGTGTAAACCTTTTAGCCCTCCACATCTGCAACGAGGGGGCGATAATACTACGGCTTACAAGgaacgagaaaaatgaggaaaggtgaAGAAACATGATACAAAAAATATAGGCGACTGGAATATTTGCTTGGAAGAAATGTGCAGTAAGCAAACATTCTCTCAGCAGGAAAGTATTGGACGCGGGGAAACACCCGACATGacgggggcgggagggagagagctccttggtggtggtgatggtggtgggagggggagaggcaagaCAGGTTTCTCAGCGTGGGAGGAAGAATGGTGGAAGAGTAGCCTAATTTGTAGAGTCAGATATCTCggaatactttctctctctctctctctctctctctctctctctctctctctctctctctctctctctctctctttccagtgtCAGAAGGAAGATCCATCTGCTTTCAACTAAATTTTGTAAAGGCTTATTATAGTTCTGCATAAACAAAATGACCACATAAACTTAAACAcacgaataaaggaaggaaataagaaaaaaaacacaaatcgTTGATCACAGTGTTATGGGACCCAAACTTCCTCATTTTGGCGCCAGTCCTTCCTATCTCCCTGCGGCGGACTGCTCGTTAACGCCTTCCGAGAATCAGATCTTCACAGCGGCGGGAAAACCAAGACAGTCACACGACCAACAGCTACCGGTAAAAAATCCTCTGCGTGATCTTCTCTTTTTTGTGGTCACCGCCCAACAGTGCTCCACCGTCGCCGCCACCAAAACAAGTTTATACCTGGCAGCGGTGTACGCGGCGTGGTTGCGTCAATGGGACAGCCCCGACGAGGGTTTACCTGCGCGTTTTGGCAAAGCTGTTCCCTTGGCGTGTGGGTCTGTGGCCGCCGCTGTATATAAGGCGCGGCGAGGGTTAGGCCGACACAGCAGCTCAAGTTCGTCTTTTGATCAGCTTCTCAGCTCATCACCTCCACTACTCCCTATTACAATGGCCAAGGCAGCAGCGTGGTGCCTGGTGGTGCTAGCGGCGGTGGCGCTGGTGGCGGCGGAGGCAGACCCCGGCCGCCCTGTACTACAAGAGGCCCCACTCATACAACCAGCATGGCGGTCACGGCCCGTCGGCATCGGTTCCGTGGGCACGGCACTCTTCTCACGGTCAGGGATTCGTCGGCTGGGCTCTGTCGGGGCACGGAGGTCACGGCTCTTCCTTTGGCCTCGGCGGCCGCGGCTCCGTCGATCACCTCGGCGGCCACGGCACCGGGCACCTCGGCGGCCGCGTGAAGGGCGTGCATGGCGGTAAGCATCACTACCCTAGCAGGCCGCGGCACCTGCACACAATATTCCTGGCGGGCAGCACTTCCTGGGGCGCCGCGCCTCAAGACTCCTCTAGCTCCACTCTACTGACGACGTGACACttaatattatttatttttataataaaagTTGACTTTGTATACAAGCTCTTATTTACCGTTACGTTGGTTTTGTCCATCAAAGCCCTTACTTCccccaaaacacaaacacacacacacacacgcacacacacacacacacacacacacacacacacacacacacacacacacacatactgggcACAAGGTCCACGCTTCTCTTTCATGATCTGTCCTGCTCCTAGAAGACAGGGTTGCtatagaaaagggagaaagagagaaatgattaATGGAGCACAAATCCATTTTTCCTTAGGTGTCACAGCTCACACATTGTCACCTATGAGGTGTGATAAACCATTTCTAGGGAAGTGTCAATGAATTATTCTTGGGATGATCAATTACAAAGATAAACTTACTCACACCACTAACATGAATGGACTGAAGAAAATACAGACTCAAATAGGACGTAAGTAattatccttgtgtgtgtgtgtgtgtgtgtgtgtgtgtgtgtgtgtgtgtgtgtgtgtgtgtgtgtgtgtgtgtgtgtgtgttttccccttCTGGACCATATTCCGagctgtttcatttttttttatacagcaagagaggcagctcaagggcaataaacaaaagaacaaaaaaaaagtccgctagacGCTGCGCAAACAAATTAAAATAGAACGAAAGGCCAAAAGAGAAATCGATTTCgcgtgaagaggtgtcttgatactctcgtcttgaaagtgttcaagtcatATGCATGAGGAAAAGTATTACGaagggaaggctgttccagagtttacaagcgaaGCGGATTAATGAACGAAGATGTGCTATACCATTATGATGGATATATGtcgattcagccttccagcaacttttTAACAAAAAAAAGCTTTGTTAAGACTGTAGAGGGCTAcgccatttatatatatatatatatatatatatatatatgatatatatatatatatatatacat of the Eriocheir sinensis breed Jianghai 21 unplaced genomic scaffold, ASM2467909v1 Scaffold1632, whole genome shotgun sequence genome contains:
- the LOC126990424 gene encoding uncharacterized protein LOC126990424 yields the protein MAKSAAWCLVVLAAVALVVAEADGSPYKRPHYNNQHGGHGSVGIGSVGHGSHSSHGQGFVGLGSVGHGGHGSPFGNGGRGSVGHLGGKLGGHGSSFGHGSFGHLGGRVKGVHGGKHYHHHH